A stretch of Lathyrus oleraceus cultivar Zhongwan6 chromosome 6, CAAS_Psat_ZW6_1.0, whole genome shotgun sequence DNA encodes these proteins:
- the LOC127091970 gene encoding F-box/kelch-repeat protein At1g57790, which translates to MSGKKKRKLKLLSDTIANSKRGETEVKNDNLELQTWSDLPAELLEIIMCSLALDDNVRASVVCKSWNSVANAVRVVNQSPWLMYFPKFGQWYEFYDPVQRKTYSLEFSELNGSRVCYTKDGWLLLYRPRTDRVFFFNPFTREIIKMPRFEMTYQIVAFSCAPTSPDCVLFTVKHVSPTVVAISTCHPGATEWTTVNYQNRLPFVSSIWNKLVFCNGLFYCLSLTGWLGVFDPSERTWSVLSVPPPKCPENFFAKNWWKGKFMTEQEGDVIVIYTCSSENPIIFKLDQTLMEWEELKTLDGATLFASFLSSHSRTDLSGIMRNSIYFSKVRFYGKRCVSFSLDDYRYYPRKQWHDWGEQDPFESIWIEPPKDFSGFT; encoded by the exons ATGTCAGGGAAAAAGAAGAGGAAGTTGAAATT GTTAAGTGATACCATCGCTAACAGCAAAAGAGGAGAAACAGAGGTGAAAAATGATAATTTGGAGTTGCAAACATGGTCTGATCTCCCTGCGGAGCTTTTAGAAATAATCATGTGTAGTTTAGCACTAGACGATAATGTTCGTGCGTCTGTTGTTTGCAAGAGTTGGAATTCTGTTGCCAATGCTGTACGGGTGGTTAACCAATCACCGTGGTTAATGTATTTTCCAAAATTTGGTCAGTGGTATGAATTCTATGACCCTGTGCAGCGGAAGACGTATTCCCTGGAGTTTTCAGAGCTGAATGGATCTAGAGTTTGTTATACAAAAGATGGTTGGTTACTGCTATACCGGCCAAGAACTGACCGAGTGTTTTTCTTTAATCCCTTTACTCGGGAGATTATCAAAATGCCAAGATTTGAGATGACATACCAGATAGTTGCTTTTTCCTGTGCTCCAACATCACCTGACTGCGTGCTGTTCACTGTTAAGCATGTTAGTCCTACTGTTGTGGCCATCAGCACATGTCACCCTGGGGCAACTGAGTGGACAACTGTTAATTACCAAAACCGCTTGCCCTTTGTCAGTAGCATATGGAATAAGCTTGTGTTTTGTAATGGACTTTTTTATTGCCTGAGTCTAACCGGTTGGTTAGGGGTATTTGATCCATCTGAGCGGACTTGGAGTGTTCTATCAGTACCTCCACCCAAATGCCCAGAGAATTTTTTTGCCAAAAATTGGTGGAAGGGGAAATTTATGACCGAGCAAGAAGGAGATGTTATTGTAATTTATACATGTTCTAGTGAAAACCCTATTATTTTCAAGTTAGATCAGACATTAATGGAATGGGAAGAGCTAAAAACACTAGATGGAGCAACTCTTTTTGCTAGTTTTTTGTCTTCTCATTCAAGGACTGACCTCTCTGGAATAATGAGGAACAGTATCTACTTTTCTAAAGTTCGTTTTTATGGAAAGCGTTGTGTATCATTCTCTCTTGACGACTATCGTTACTATCCTCGTAAGCAGTGGCATGACTGGGGCGAACAAGACCCTTTTGAAAGCATATGGATTGAACCACCAAAGGACTTCTCCGGATTCACATGA